The genomic interval AATATTGTAAGGTCATCCCTGTAAAATAAGCTTCCACATGGCGTTGTTTGTGGCTTCAAAACATACACCACACCCTTCAGATTCTCGTTTACAGCAGACACTGTactttttatgactttttatgcAGACTCAGTGTATGGTTTGGGTCACAAAGTCATGGTTTTATTCTAGAAAGCTTAATCAGATATGGGATGTCATGATGGTGTGGAAACCTACTGCTAAAGACCAAATTAGCCCATCTGATTAACATAGTGGTGGAGGTGACTGACGTAATATTAAATATGAACAGTGCGCTGTCGGGCAAGCCTAGAAAGTAGTAATCAATCCATCATATTTCCTTCACAGAGATTCTTTGCCTTCTAATAGCTTAGATTCCCTCTCTGCAAACTAAAGTGCTTCAAAAAGTCATTTATGCCTTCTTTTAAATTGTGCTATTTGAGATCATGAAGTTATTATATTGTATGGTGGAATAAGTGCAATATATACCATGTTGCACATATCCCAGCATAATATAGGTGCCAATGCTGAAAGCATTAAGGTGCATATTTTACTATCGCTTTTCATAAATTTCAACATCTAATTCGGCCCCCACAGCTTCGACCCTACCCACACAAAAGTTATATCAAAACGTGCGTCTTGATCTGGAATAGTATGCTAGAAGATTTGCTGTACAAAAGTCTTACGCTGTTTAAAAAACTCGCAAAGAATTGCAACTTTTATCTCATAGCAAATTAGCCAAAAACCCCTATTTGCTCAGGCCTACATTTGCTTATAAACATCATTCAAAGTTTTAACAGGtaacaaaagagaaaactttGACTGACTAAAAGAACATTTTGATTACAGTTTTGATCAAAATTAAGGAATTAAGGTTGGCTTCAAATCAGCCTTGGCTGCAAAAGAGTGGGGACTTCAAGACTTGGAGCTATGTTGCTCCAAGCATTAGAAAGTCTACTTGTTCCTCCCATTCAAAAGAAACCTGCTTTCTCAGACCAAAACACaactcatgtgtttttaacttgctaccgtttaaattctgttcacattaggataaaataaattacttccATGCATTCCTACAACCTTTCTGCTGGTGAAAGAATGTTTTTGATATGACTTTTCAATTAGTTGCTTGGTTGTTTGAAAGTTTTTTCAGGCCTCACTTGTCTGTGATCGTCTGTTTCAGAGTGACTCTGCAGTCACAGAATGTCCCTGTTGTCATAGCAACACCAAGGAGCAGGACAGGAGCAGTTGTGTGTCTAAGATTGGACTAACGCACACACCTCCCCAGATAGAGTAATATATAGTGATTCAGAGGAACAGGATGCTTTTAATGAACAATCCacagtttttattggtttataaGGGACATCAGTGATTCAGTGCTGTCATTCAATGTCGAAAGGgtataataaaacatatattgatatttaaaacaaatacagaagaGCAGCATTAATGGTGCTAGATAAAAATGATTGATGCTTTGTGTTCTAACACATCCCGCACCATCTTGGATACTTTTGAAATTTGTGCTGACAGATTTTAGCTTGCAATCATtgtttatgatttttaaaacatgtccCTTATTACCTTTTACAGGAAAGAGTACCAGTCCCCATCAACTGAAAGAGGCAACTTTTGGAATGTTGATTAATCATGTCGCTAATCTGTTGCCAGCTGACCTGCGTAGTTTTGAGATATTaacttttccagtcttttgttaCCCATCCCGTTTTTGTGGAATTGTGTCAAAGGAATCAAACTCAAACTGAGGATTTGTTTGTTGAAAAAGATTTATCTAATCTGATCTTTTTGTGAGATAAAGAATGAGAGTAGTGCAAAGTTATAGCTGCGCTTCCATCTTCTAGGATGTCCTTCAGTGATTTCTTGAGGCAGTTTTCTCGACTGGAGATCTGCAACTTGACTCCAGACGTTCTGAGTGAGGACAGCATGAGCCACTGGAACACCATGAAGTTCTACGGGACGTGGAGGAGAGGCAGCACAGCTGGGGGCTGCAGAAACCATCCCAGTGAGTCTCAGCCATAAAGACACAACAAATATGCTTTTGAAGTGAAAATACCAacatattacaaataaatgaacattGATTAATTTTAAGCCTGTCATCTAACACTTAGCTAAGCAGAATTAACGAAaatgcactgtgtgtgtgtagacaCGTTTTGGATCAACCCTCAGTATAAGATCACCTTGctggaggaggatgatgatccAGATGATGACGAAGTGGCGTGCAGTTTTTTAGTAGCCCTTATGCAGAAGGACCGCCGCAGATATCGGCGCCATGGTCAGGATATGCACACCATTGGCTTTGCTCTTTATGAGGTGAGAACCGCGATGCAAAATAggtcttttcctcttttttttttttttttttttttttttattttaaatctatggtatatttgtgtgtttaaaatgttaGATAACATGtatttaatcattcatttaaagttttcctttatcttttttttcagattccAGAAGAGGTAAGGaggtgtttgttgttgttgttgttttataagTGTTTAAATTAAGTCATTAAAGCCACTCCAACTTGTCATAAGTCTTAACAGAAGCTTGACATTTATTACACTTGATTGATCCTCTTGTTAAAGCAGCAACATCTTTAACTGCAAAATCCATTTGAAGTCATTGTTTCTTGCTCCCCTCAGTACAGAGGCTGCCAGAATGTCCATTTGAAGAAAAATTTCTTCCTGACCCACTCGTCGTGTGCTCGCTCCGAGACCTTCATTAATCTGCGGGAGGTTAGCACGCGCCTGCGTCTGCCCCCTGGAGAGTACCTCATCGTCCCCTCCACCTTTGAGCCTGGCAAAGAGGCCGACTTTGTCCTCAGAGTGTTCACTGAAAAGCAGTCAGAGACAGAGTATGTGTGCTTTGTATCTGttttttaatgtcagttttTATATATTCTTGTTTGCAGTTAACATAATGTGTCGGAAACAAAGCCTcatagaaatgtttttacttttgcagAGAGCTGGATGATGAAGTCTCTGCAGATTTTGGAGATGAGGTCTGGATCAGCTCATTGATACTGCAGGATGTTTTATTGAATGAATCACGATTTCACACCAGCATCTTTATACCTTTGCTTTCTTGCAGGAGGAGATAACAGAAGATGACATTGATGACTCTTTCAAGTCCATGTTTGCTCAACTTGCCGGAGAGGTGGGTTGTGAATCATAGGTTTCTTACTCTtcgtttttttgtcttttactcAGTATCGTTTGCTAGTACTTAGATAATTTCATATTTACAATGTGATCTTAGATTGTGTATAAAGCTGAAAAGATACAAAAttgatatatataaaataaagtaaatacagcttttatttattgagccaaaaatgtttaaaaattatttttttattgtttttccagGACATGGAGATTTCTGTTCATGAGCTTAAGACCATTCTAAACAGAGTCATCTCCCGACGTgagttttcagtttatttttagcaCAGTTAAACCTGGAGAGTTCACGTATTAGTATTACATGTCCCATTACTGTATGAGATTCTATTGTAGTCTGGCCCCATTCATTTCCTGGATTGCCATAAAAGCCTGTGTGCAACTATGAATTTCCTAGCCAGGCTGCTTcagataagtttttttttttgctgttttagaCAAAGACCTGAAGACTGATGGCTTCAGTATGGAATCATGCAGGACCATGGTCAACCTCATGGATGTATCCTGTTGACTAATCACAAATAAGTTAGCCAAAAGATTGCAATGCTGATTGTTTCAGTGAAAAATATGTGCATTTGGAAATACAGTAATTGTGTGTAGCTTTCAGCCCTTGACACAATGTTTGCCAGAAAGATGGCAGTGCCCATTTAGGACTGGTGGAATTTCAGATCCTCTGGAACAAGATCCGAAAGTGGCTGGTTAGAATGAGTAAAATTAACATTTCACAAGCTTCAACTCTCAGTAttcttatttactttttgtctcAATTTTCCAGGTTATTTTCAGGCAGTTTGATCTTGACAAGTCTGGGGCCATGAGCTCATACGAGATGCGGCTCGCTGTGGAAGCAGCAGGTATTTTGCTCTGGAGTGTCCCTTGTGACATTTACACAGACAGTAAAATGATTGAGAATTGTTGGTCTAGTCTAAACTTCAGTTATGTCCCTGTGTAGGTTTTAAACTGAACAACCAACTGAACCAGATTCTGGTAGCCCGGTATGCAGACAATGAAATGATCAACTTTGATAACTTTATTTGCTGCTTGGTCAAGCTTGAAGCCATGTTTAGTAAGTATTAGTGTTTGTAGATGTTTAAAAGATATATTTTATAATTCCATCATATTAAGTTTAAAGGTTCTGAGAGTTGCAACacagtaaaactgtaaaaactttCAATTTCACAGGGTCTTTCCAGCAGTTCGACAAAGAGGGGTCAGGAGTGGCTGAGATGAATCTCACGGAGGTGAGCGCTGCTGTCAAAGTCAAATCTCACATTGTTCCTCCCGTTTTCTTTTGGTCTAACTTTACCACCCCTTACATTGCTAGTGGCTTTACCTGACCATGTGCGGCTGAGGATGTCCCAGCTGTAGAAGAGGAGGAAGTAAAGTCATGGTGCCTGCACCATCTCCAAACACCCTTTAGCCTTCTAAACACCTCACCTTagttaaactaaatgtacaATAAGAGCTGTATAATGGGAAACCAAAGTCCAACAAAGCCAAGCGTGTCCtagtcatatttatttaaaaaaaaaaaaaaaaaaaaactatgcaaACTCACAGTAGAAAGGCGTCACACTCCTTcactaaatgaaaaatttaaaaagcatgtgCCTGGGCATGATGAGCTGTAATGTGCGTCACAAGGTCATTGTTATGTTTTGAATTTTAGTTTTGCTTTCATTATGAAGTCAACTGCTGTATTAAGTTTAATTTGTTCTAAAAACTCACTAACGGttgtttgagttgttttagTGTTAATATAGTTCTTTTTATGCTTGTTCTTAATcctattcatgttttttttttttttatcatttgattgTTATTCAAATCCAGCACCTCTAGGTGGCAGTACAGACTCAATCCAGTGTCAAATGTTTTCTACTGAAGTTTTATCTGTTCAATAGGACATTTTTCTTCAGATGAAGTAATGCAGCTgaacttaatttttattttgcacttgAAATTTAGTTGAAGTAACTTGTGAAGTTGTCTCATGTTAATACTGTAAATCACTTAAGTGACATTTGCAGGAAttgcaacactttttttttaacagcaattAAAACTGTGCCAGTCGTGTTCTGGTTTGTGAATGTATGCCGTGCCTTCAATAAATATTTCCCCTTAAAAAAGTTCCTCCTATGTTTTGTTGGGAATATAAGCTTGACCCACATTTGGCTGTTTAAAGTGCTGCTGACCAtgatgtgttaaaaataaaggtCATATTTATTGTAAGCAAAATGAGGCCTTAATAAAATGCCAGCTATGGTGGCAAAGACTTGACTTTATTACTGTACATATATCTAAAAACAAAGCTGGAGTTTTGAATTTATTGAAAACAATGCAGATGGAAAATGTTCATATAACTCATGATTGTTGAGTGGTACAATCAGACAAATGAACTAGCAATTGCCAGTACTTTAGAGTAATCGCCGTCCATTCTACGGAGATGTGTGGGTATAGGGACCTTAATCCTTGTTCCTGTTGGGTTGCCATTGTCTTCAATCAGAACAACATTGTTTGAGTCAAAGCGAGGAGTCATGCGGTCTCCTGGCATTTTGTGTCCAACGATTAAagctttcttcttttgtcctttgATGGCAAGCAAGACTCTGTCGCCAACTTTTCCGACACCATTCTTTGTATAGACATGGATCACTCTTGGTGGACGGTGATACGGTGTAGTTCCAAGACTGCTGTTGTCCACTACACGCACCCTTGTCATTTTTTGAatggcagcagcaacagcagataCACtgacaaaagcaaagaaaaaaagtgattttaaaaGTATAATCACACTACTAGTATTTAATCATTATAGATCATTAGTTCTTGATCCCAAGTGACCATCCCACAGCAGGTAAGGTAAGGCATGCAAGAAATCAACTTCTATACTTTGAGCaaaatttaaagcaaaatattaaatgattCAGGTTTCAAGGCCTTGTCCCTTTGATAGTTACATGCACTCAAACTCCTCAGACGCAAGACTACATAAGAATATGGCAACAATTTACCACAGCTTCATCTTTTGATTAAATATCTATCCCGTCCCCACTTTACAGCCTGACCCTGAGATCAGAAGAGACACGAGAATAATGGTAGTTGAGCAGGTTTAGAGATGTCACTTGAAAGGGTTCATTGTAGGTTGATGTGGACTTAGTGTTTTAGTTTTCAGCATCACAATCCTGTAATCTGCATACTGAATCTTATCTTAATGTATACACTAGTCCATGAAAAGTCCTAAATTCATGATTGTAAGatcacaaattaattttaagcTGAGAAATTAAAGCAtctgtttaaataaactatgttaaaaaaattaggAATTGGTCCAGATGACCTTAAGAAATTGTGCTTTTCTTAGCAACTGTGCAAGCAAAGACACTAAACTGATCTCAGTGGATTTGACAACTTTAATTTGTCAGACTATATACACTACAGACAAGGGTGGGGCCAAATTAATTGTCTAAGGGGGTACACCCATAGAATATGGCTGGCCCATAGGTGTACCACCAAGTATAGACAATAAAATTCTGACAAATATAGAGTATAAACGGACCTTGCAGCATGTAATGATTTTTGTGTTCTGTGTTAACACTAACACGTTTTTTAATCATGCTGCAACATTAATACAGCACAATCTCACCAACTGCATGAATATTTGTCTGTCCAaaccatttatattttatgtatccAGTGGTTTATGTAAAACCCATAAAATCACCGGATGTGgcgactgtataaaagaaaatggccaacaaagctaaaaagaaaagaaaaccaaaaataaaaaaaatcatttaaaaaaaaaggaaaacacgtGATTTTGCTCAGAGCAAGTTTTTCCATGTTATCAATTAAGTAGATGTGTTcttgtaaaaatgattaaatgtcaTACAAAGCAGGATCAAAATCTAATTCTCTATTTTCCTTAGcaccttttttctttacttggtacatttgtaataatcagttattTCCTAAAACATACACCTTAATAACGCATCTTTATTGGCCTTTTCTTACCTGAAAGATCTCGGGAAAATTGTGGAAGAACACTCAACGAGGAGCCCGGGAAGGGATCTTGAAAGCCGAGGAAGAGCCATAATTAACCCAAGTACCTGGGCAGCTGCAGGATTATGAAATTAGAGTAAGTGGTAAGCAGTTGATAAGCTAAAGGTTCTGCTAATGATACTACAAGCACGAGCTAG from Melanotaenia boesemani isolate fMelBoe1 chromosome 16, fMelBoe1.pri, whole genome shotgun sequence carries:
- the LOC121655491 gene encoding calpain-1 catalytic subunit-like, with translation MYPVGGISASIYANRLRSEGMGTKSQAVLFASQDYEALKQQCLESGCLFEDPCFPAEPPSLGFKELAPYSSKTRDVEWMRPTELTGDPQFIVGGATRTDICQGALGDCWLLAAIASLTLNERLLHRVVPHGQTFQDDYAGIFHFQFWQFGEWVDVVIDDRLPVKDGELMFVHSAEGNEFWSALLEKAYAKLNGSYEALSGGSTTEGFEDFTGGVSEMYELRSAPRDLYRIIGKALERGSLLGCSIDITSAFDMEAVTFRKLVKGHAYSVTGLKEVDYRGNMVRLIRIRNPWGQVEWTGAWSDNSTEWDEIDPSEREDLHLQMEDGEFWMSFSDFLRQFSRLEICNLTPDVLSEDSMSHWNTMKFYGTWRRGSTAGGCRNHPNTFWINPQYKITLLEEDDDPDDDEVACSFLVALMQKDRRRYRRHGQDMHTIGFALYEIPEEYRGCQNVHLKKNFFLTHSSCARSETFINLREVSTRLRLPPGEYLIVPSTFEPGKEADFVLRVFTEKQSETEELDDEVSADFGDEEEITEDDIDDSFKSMFAQLAGEDMEISVHELKTILNRVISRHKDLKTDGFSMESCRTMVNLMDKDGSAHLGLVEFQILWNKIRKWLVIFRQFDLDKSGAMSSYEMRLAVEAAGFKLNNQLNQILVARYADNEMINFDNFICCLVKLEAMFRSFQQFDKEGSGVAEMNLTEWLYLTMCG
- the mrpl14 gene encoding 39S ribosomal protein L14, mitochondrial isoform X2, with protein sequence MCTNGRHSDLVVNSAQVLGLIMALPRLSRSLPGLLVECSSTIFPRSFSVSAVAAAIQKMTRVRVVDNSSLGTTPYHRPPRVIHVYTKNGVGKVGDRVLLAIKGQKKKALIVGHKMPGDRMTPRFDSNNVVLIEDNGNPTGTRIKVPIPTHLRRMDGDYSKVLAIASSFV
- the mrpl14 gene encoding 39S ribosomal protein L14, mitochondrial isoform X1: MTDKKNRTTSFFYAAQVLGLIMALPRLSRSLPGLLVECSSTIFPRSFSVSAVAAAIQKMTRVRVVDNSSLGTTPYHRPPRVIHVYTKNGVGKVGDRVLLAIKGQKKKALIVGHKMPGDRMTPRFDSNNVVLIEDNGNPTGTRIKVPIPTHLRRMDGDYSKVLAIASSFV
- the mrpl14 gene encoding 39S ribosomal protein L14, mitochondrial isoform X3; this encodes MALPRLSRSLPGLLVECSSTIFPRSFSVSAVAAAIQKMTRVRVVDNSSLGTTPYHRPPRVIHVYTKNGVGKVGDRVLLAIKGQKKKALIVGHKMPGDRMTPRFDSNNVVLIEDNGNPTGTRIKVPIPTHLRRMDGDYSKVLAIASSFV